The sequence CAATTTGCGTGGAAGCCGCCGTTGAGCGGGCAGGTATCCCGGATTTGGCCGAAATTGACGAAGTGTATATGGGCAATGTGGTTTCGGCAGGGCTGGGGCAAAACCCTGCCCGCCAGGCGGCCATCTTTGGGGGGCTGCCCGCCACGGTCGGGGCAACCACCCTCAATAAGGTTTGTGGCTCCGGCTTGAAGGCTGCTATACTCTCGGCACAGGCCATCCGCGCCGGGGACAGCCAACTCTTCGTCGCAGGCGGTTTCGAGAGCATGAGCCGCACGCCTTATTTCGTGCGCGGTCGCTCTGGCGAGTTGCGCTTTGGTCATATTGAATTCACCGATGCCCTGCTGCACGATGGTTTGTGGTGCGCGCTTGAAAACTGGGGGATGGGCAACGCCGCCGAATTTATTGCAGAAGAATTTGATGTCAGCCGTGAGGCTATGGATGAGTTGGCCTATCGAAGCCACATGAACGCCATCGCGGCGATCGACGCTGGCAAATTCAAAGCCGAGATTGTGCCAGTAGAAATTAAAGGGCGAAAGGGTGCGGTCACAATTTTCGATACCGATGAAGCCCCGCGCCGTGATACCGCCCTCGGAACGCTGGCAAAATTACGCCCGGCTTTTGTCGCCGACGGGAAAGTGACCGCCGGGAACGCCCCTGGTCTGAACGATGGCGCTTCAGCCGTGGTGGTGGCGAGCGCGGCCTATGCCGATGCGCACGGCCTGCAACCCCTGGCGCGCATTGTGGGCTACGCGCAGGCCGCCGTGGAGCCGAAATATCTCTTCTACGCGCCCGCCAAGGCCATTCCGTTACTGTTAGCAAAAATCGGCTGGACGCTGGACGATGTGGATTTGATCGAATTGAACGAAGCCTTTGCCGCTCAGGTTTTGGCCGATGGCTATGCCCTGGCCGATCAGGGCTGGGATTGGGACAAGGTTAATGTCAATGGCGGCGCGATCGCGTTGGGCCATCCGATTGGGGCCAGTGGAGCGCGTGTGCTGACAACGTTAATCTACGCCCTCAAGGATCGCGGCCTTAAACGCGGCCTGGCTTCGTTGTGTCTGGGCGGAGCCGAAGCTGTGGCGATGGCGGTGGAACTGGAATAAGTTGAAAATTGAAGGTTGAAAGTAAAAACCTGCAACCTGTAACTTTTAACCTTCAATCGTTTTGGAGGAACACCATGAGTGCAGAAATTCGTGAGATGACGATCAATGATTATGATGCCGTATATGCCTTGTGGAAAGCCAGTGAAGGCATTGGCCTGAGCGATGCTGATTCGAAAGAAAGTATCAAGCGGTTTTTAGAGCAGAATGCTGATTTGAGTTATGTAGCTGTGGATGGCGATAAAATTGTTGGCGCAGCTTTATGCGGGCAAGATGGCCGCCGCGGCTATATTCACCATCTTGCAGTGGCAAAATCGCATCGCTGCCAGGGCATTGGCCGTTCGCTGGTGGGGCGCTGCATGTATGCCCTGATGCGCATCGGCATTGGCAAAACACACCTGTTTGTCTTCGGCGAAAATCAAGAAGCGATTGATTTTTGGGAGCAAGTGGGCTATTCGCAGCGCGTCGAACTGGTTATGATGTCGCAGCAGATTGCCAAATAACGGCAGCCGTCTTCCAACTACAAAAGAGGTTTACCATGCCCCACGAAGAAAATACCATCTATGATTACGTCATCATCGGTTCCGGTTTTGGCGGCAGCGTCTCGGCGATGCGTCTGGCCGAAAAGGGTTATTCCGTGCTGGTATTGGAGCAGGGCAAACGCTACCGCGATCACGATTTTGCAAAATCAAACCTGGTCGTGTGGAAATATCTTTGGGCGCCAGCTCTACGCTGCTTTGGTATTTTGCAAATCAGCCTGCTCAAAGGGGTGATGATCTT comes from Chloroflexota bacterium and encodes:
- a CDS encoding GNAT family N-acetyltransferase, with the protein product MSAEIREMTINDYDAVYALWKASEGIGLSDADSKESIKRFLEQNADLSYVAVDGDKIVGAALCGQDGRRGYIHHLAVAKSHRCQGIGRSLVGRCMYALMRIGIGKTHLFVFGENQEAIDFWEQVGYSQRVELVMMSQQIAK
- a CDS encoding acetyl-CoA C-acyltransferase, with translation MSDQQHEAVILSAVRTPSGRFQGSLSGFTAPQLGAICVEAAVERAGIPDLAEIDEVYMGNVVSAGLGQNPARQAAIFGGLPATVGATTLNKVCGSGLKAAILSAQAIRAGDSQLFVAGGFESMSRTPYFVRGRSGELRFGHIEFTDALLHDGLWCALENWGMGNAAEFIAEEFDVSREAMDELAYRSHMNAIAAIDAGKFKAEIVPVEIKGRKGAVTIFDTDEAPRRDTALGTLAKLRPAFVADGKVTAGNAPGLNDGASAVVVASAAYADAHGLQPLARIVGYAQAAVEPKYLFYAPAKAIPLLLAKIGWTLDDVDLIELNEAFAAQVLADGYALADQGWDWDKVNVNGGAIALGHPIGASGARVLTTLIYALKDRGLKRGLASLCLGGAEAVAMAVELE